One segment of Deinococcus misasensis DSM 22328 DNA contains the following:
- a CDS encoding ArsR/SmtB family transcription factor translates to MGISGNRVLYIDGDSSLPVLKALASDTRLLILSLLSHNPMNISELAEAMGLPHSTVNFNLNQLQEAGLISVQYEPGSRGSQKLCAKKYDEIILRLPGANVAAETDTVTVSMPIGNYRNFEVKPTCGLASESKIIGMFDDPRSFFEPDHVYAQILWFGEGFVEYAFPNNLPYGSVAQSLVLSMEICSEAPQYDPDWPSDITLWLNDIEIGTWTSPGDFGGTRGRLTPAWWLEDQTMYGLLKHWQVTEEGSFIDGEKLSGVTLADLNLGSKNHIKVKIGVKDDARHKGGVNLFGRKFGNYEQDLVMRMAYRFPQDKPRVKVR, encoded by the coding sequence ATGGGCATCTCTGGAAACCGCGTCCTGTACATTGATGGAGATTCATCTCTGCCTGTCCTCAAAGCCCTGGCTTCAGACACCAGACTGTTGATCCTCAGCTTGCTTTCCCACAACCCCATGAACATCAGCGAACTTGCAGAGGCGATGGGATTGCCCCACTCGACGGTGAATTTCAACCTGAACCAGTTGCAAGAGGCCGGTCTGATCAGCGTGCAGTACGAGCCCGGCTCCCGAGGGTCTCAGAAACTGTGTGCCAAGAAATACGACGAGATCATCCTGCGCCTGCCCGGAGCCAACGTTGCCGCAGAAACCGACACCGTGACGGTCTCCATGCCCATCGGGAATTACCGCAACTTTGAAGTCAAACCCACCTGCGGTCTGGCCAGTGAAAGCAAAATCATCGGCATGTTCGATGATCCACGCAGTTTTTTCGAGCCAGACCATGTGTATGCCCAGATTCTGTGGTTTGGAGAAGGCTTTGTGGAATATGCCTTCCCCAACAACCTGCCTTATGGGTCGGTGGCGCAATCTCTGGTGCTCTCCATGGAGATCTGCTCAGAAGCCCCCCAGTACGATCCCGACTGGCCCAGTGACATCACCCTCTGGCTCAATGACATCGAAATCGGGACATGGACCAGCCCCGGTGATTTCGGGGGCACCCGAGGCCGTCTGACCCCTGCATGGTGGCTGGAAGACCAGACCATGTATGGCCTCCTGAAGCACTGGCAGGTCACCGAAGAAGGCAGCTTCATCGATGGAGAAAAGCTGTCTGGCGTAACGCTGGCAGACCTGAACCTCGGGTCCAAAAACCACATCAAAGTCAAAATTGGGGTCAAGGACGATGCACGGCACAAAGGCGGAGTCAACCTGTTTGGCCGGAAATTCGGCAATTACGAGCAGGATCTGGTGATGCGGATGGCCTACCGTTTCCCGCAAGACAAGCCCAGAGTCAAAGTCCGCTGA